A DNA window from Streptomyces sp. 71268 contains the following coding sequences:
- a CDS encoding MbtH family NRPS accessory protein: MSDDQRFRVVLNDEEQYSIWPAASELPPGWRAEGFEGAKQDCLTHIDGVWTDMRPASLRRATPRAS, encoded by the coding sequence ATGAGTGACGACCAACGCTTTCGCGTGGTGCTCAACGATGAGGAGCAGTACTCCATTTGGCCCGCGGCCAGCGAGCTTCCGCCGGGCTGGCGTGCCGAGGGGTTCGAGGGCGCCAAGCAGGACTGCCTGACGCACATCGACGGGGTGTGGACCGACATGCGGCCGGCCAGTCTGCGCCGCGCCACGCCCCGCGCCTCCTGA
- a CDS encoding non-ribosomal peptide synthetase, with protein sequence MNPLPATESAAAWVAWNDTVRTGLAATLPHLVEAQARRTPDHPAVVHDRTTLSYRELNERANRLARVLVARGAGPEDLVALAVPRSERTLLASLAVAKAGAAYVPVDTAYPAARIAALLGSAEPLLTLTTDAVAAELPAGTPVLVLDDPDTAELVGRQDPADLTDADRRGPLAVGNAAYVIHTSGSTGAPKGVVVTHAGLASLAVDHIERFGITVGDGVLQFASFSFDCSVGDMLMALCSGAALIIRPRDCLSGAEVGALIDRTGATHVTIPPQVLAALPSATHPTLRTIATAGDVLPATVVDQWAPGRRMFNAYGPTEATVDAVATEVRAGAGAPPPIGGPVLNTRVYVLDADLCPVPVGAEGELFIAGAGLARGYLRQPGLTAERFLPCPFGPPGGRMYRTGDLVRWRPDGNLEFRGRVDHQVKIRGFRVEPGEVEAALAAHPRVADCVVVAREDRPGSKRLVGYVVPAPGPRPAVADLRRHLAERLPDYLVPSALVLLDAFPLNPNGKLDRAALPTPELTGTGTGRAPSTPREELLCALFAEVLGVGRVGPDDAFFDLGGDSVLAIRLAARVREAGWVLAPKDVFTLQRAAALAERLEPAPEPTSVPTGPVGPDSPPGPAGHGARPEPAPGLLALSQEDIDDLTGEWANEF encoded by the coding sequence GTGAATCCACTGCCCGCCACCGAGTCCGCAGCGGCTTGGGTGGCCTGGAACGACACGGTCCGTACCGGGTTGGCGGCCACGCTTCCCCACCTGGTGGAGGCGCAGGCGCGGCGCACGCCCGACCATCCGGCGGTCGTCCACGACCGCACCACCCTCAGCTACCGAGAGCTGAACGAGCGGGCCAACCGGCTGGCCCGGGTGCTGGTCGCCCGTGGCGCCGGGCCCGAGGACCTGGTGGCTTTGGCGGTGCCGCGCTCGGAGCGGACGCTGCTGGCCTCGCTGGCCGTGGCCAAGGCGGGGGCGGCGTACGTCCCGGTGGACACCGCGTACCCGGCCGCCCGGATCGCCGCGCTGCTCGGCTCGGCCGAACCGCTGCTGACGCTGACCACCGACGCCGTCGCGGCCGAACTGCCCGCCGGCACACCGGTGTTGGTCCTGGACGACCCGGACACCGCCGAGCTGGTCGGGCGCCAGGACCCGGCCGACCTGACCGACGCCGACCGGCGCGGGCCGCTCGCGGTGGGCAACGCCGCCTACGTCATCCACACCTCCGGGTCCACCGGCGCGCCCAAGGGCGTGGTGGTCACCCACGCCGGGCTGGCCAGCCTCGCCGTCGACCACATCGAACGGTTCGGGATCACCGTGGGCGACGGGGTGCTCCAGTTCGCCTCGTTCAGCTTCGACTGCTCGGTCGGCGACATGCTGATGGCGCTGTGCTCCGGCGCCGCCCTGATCATCCGGCCACGGGACTGCCTGTCCGGCGCCGAGGTGGGCGCGCTCATCGACCGTACGGGCGCCACGCACGTCACCATCCCGCCCCAGGTGCTGGCCGCGCTGCCGTCCGCCACGCACCCCACGCTGCGCACCATCGCCACCGCGGGCGACGTGCTGCCGGCCACGGTGGTGGACCAGTGGGCGCCCGGGCGGCGGATGTTCAACGCGTACGGGCCCACCGAGGCGACCGTGGACGCCGTGGCCACCGAGGTACGCGCCGGCGCGGGGGCCCCACCGCCGATCGGCGGCCCGGTGCTGAACACGCGGGTGTACGTGTTGGACGCCGACCTGTGCCCGGTGCCCGTCGGCGCGGAGGGCGAGCTGTTCATCGCCGGCGCCGGGCTCGCGCGCGGCTACCTGCGGCAGCCGGGACTGACCGCCGAGCGCTTCCTGCCCTGCCCGTTCGGCCCGCCCGGCGGGCGCATGTACCGCACCGGCGACCTGGTGCGGTGGCGGCCCGACGGCAACCTGGAGTTCCGTGGCCGGGTCGACCACCAGGTCAAGATCCGCGGCTTCCGCGTCGAGCCCGGCGAGGTCGAGGCGGCCCTCGCCGCCCACCCGCGGGTCGCGGACTGCGTGGTCGTCGCCCGCGAGGACCGGCCCGGATCCAAGCGCCTGGTCGGCTACGTCGTCCCGGCGCCAGGCCCGCGCCCGGCCGTGGCCGACCTGCGCCGTCACCTCGCCGAGCGGCTGCCCGACTACCTGGTGCCCAGCGCGCTCGTGCTGCTCGACGCCTTCCCGCTCAACCCCAACGGCAAGCTGGACCGCGCCGCCCTGCCCACCCCCGAGCTGACCGGCACCGGCACCGGGCGCGCGCCGAGCACCCCGCGCGAGGAGTTGCTGTGCGCGCTGTTCGCCGAGGTCCTCGGCGTGGGACGGGTCGGGCCCGACGACGCGTTCTTCGACCTCGGCGGCGACAGCGTGCTGGCCATCCGGCTCGCGGCCCGGGTCCGCGAGGCCGGCTGGGTGCTCGCCCCGAAGGACGTGTTCACCCTCCAGCGGGCCGCCGCCCTGGCCGAACGCCTGGAACCCGCGCCCGAGCCCACCAGCGTGCCGACGGGGCCGGTGGGACCGGACTCGCCGCCGGGGCCGGCCGGCCACGGGGCGCGGCCGGAGCCGGCGCCCGGGCTGCTCGCGCTGAGCCAGGAAGACATCGACGACCTCACGGGGGAGTGGGCCAATGAGTTCTGA
- a CDS encoding non-ribosomal peptide synthetase → MSSERRGLSDIWPLSPLQEGLLFLSLFEERGAGLYMPQMVIELEGHVEADTLRVAVDALVDRHATLRACFRLAKKQGTPAQLIPATVRVPLAEHDLTGLPEDERAAELDRLMAADQAVPFDLAQPPLLRLTLIRHGRTRWRLVLTHHHILLDGWSIPTLVDELLTLYRQRGDTTGLPPAGSYKSYLEWLGRQDRAAARAAWREALADLEGPTLVAPEAAGAVAGPARTTRASLDAATTAELAARARAGLLTLNTVVRGAWALALSRLTGRDDVVFGVTVSHRPPEVPGVDRLVGLLINTLPARLRVRPGASLADQFAGLQEEQAALLPHHGIGLTEIQQLAGHGTLFDTLMVFQNYPTRPADAGARPRVVEAYDIDATHYPLALTVLPGDELTLRLDHQRDVLDDDAADRLLDWVVRLLTAFAADPGQPHSAVDLLGPAERRRVLVEWNDTAHPVPAMTLVDLFEAQVARTPDLVAAAYGDHAHTFAALNERANKLARVLVARGAGPERLVGLTLRHSAEMMPAVLAIQKSGAAYVPIDPDYPGPRIAHLVSDSAPVTVVTTSADAAALPPGTPTLLLDDPAVVAEADAASGADLTDADRDAPLLPAHPVYVIYTSGSTGRPKGVVMEHRNAVNLFHNHRTEFFRPAAERAGARRLRLALTSSISFDASVAGMMWLLDGHELHLISDDCRYDPARFVRFTTERRIDLVDVTPSFAEQLLLAGLLEGPQHPRVLVLGGEAIGEALLAEVGRLSGVEAYNCYGPTECTADATSPQRLGDGGVQNIGRPVWNGRAFVLDAAYAPVPVGVVGELYIAGAGVSRGYLGRPGLTADRYVPCPFGVGERMYRTGDLVRWRDDGTLEYVGRADEQVKIRGFRVELGEIEAVLLQHPQVAQATVLARDGATGGGRRLVAYVVPPDGAGVAPTLGTGEFPAALRRFAAEKLPDYMVPAAVVVLAGLPLSPNGKLDRGRLPAPELAGLATSRAPRTTLEERLCELFAETLGGARLGIDDSFFDLGGNSLLAMRLASRVRTVLDAELPVRAVFDSPTVAGIADKLGGAPAAGPPPRPRPRGTQAPTSFGQRRLWLLDTMDPAHSPYKIPLAIRLAGELDRDALRRALADVVARHEVLRTVYPERDGEPQQAILTADRAAPELAERTATVAELPDALIAETFRPFDLRTQPPLRATLFSHGPGEWTLLLVVHHIAADGWSMRPLADDLSRAYAARRAGRAPDWRPLPVQYADYAAWQHERLGSEADPDSLLTRQLAHWRDALAGLPDELALPTDRPRPATSARRGGAELFTVDAELHAALARLAARRQASLFMVVQAALAALLHRLGAGTEIPIGTPVAGRADPALDDLVGFFVNSLVLRTDVAGDPAFGELLERVRQVDLAAYAHQDVPFERLVEVVNPTRVAGRNPLFQVELGVQENADEEPEFAGLTATSVPVGSAAVPFDLSFELSARTTDAGPAGMRGRLDYSTELFDPATARALVDRLLRVLRQVAADPSRTIGSLDVLGDAERHRLLVEFNRSQRPTDLTDVVARVQHFAATTPDAVALVDDRGPVDYATLAGRASALARRLVEAGAGHGAVVAVLARRSAAVPTALLGILGAGAAYLPLDPTGPTGRNADMLARGGATAVLADPELTAKAAELTGLVDGEVAVIALDGEADAPDALAPPVGTPDDLAYILFTSGTTGRPKGAIVHRRGMNNHLLAKAEDLTLTAADSVLQNAPLSFDISIWQMLCALVVGGRTRIADDSLVADPDRLFGQVAAERVTGVEVVPSLLRTTLDTWDTTGGAPELPALRWLMVTGEALAADLCARWFARFPGIPLVNAYGPTECSDDVTHAWLTADAPPAAGQRVPIGGVIRNTELYVLDAHLRPMPLGAVGELYVGGVGVGYGYVGDAAKTADTFLPDPFSGRPGARLYRTGDQARYRPDGQLEFLGRNDHQVKIRGQRIELAEVEAALREADGVRDAVVTVRTDQGGHNRLVGYYTGDATPQDVRAHATGTLTAAMVPSALVPLPTLPLSDNGKVDRARLPEPDLPTPGAGRAPATEREQALCALFAEVLGVDRVGVDDDFFDLGGHSLLATRLAARVRARLGVRLPVRLLFEAPTVAGLAARLDTDDRAAGLNVLLPLRRAGSRPPLFCVHPGTGLAWPYARLAGLLDAEQPLYGLQARALTRPDFAPVSTAEMAADYAERIRSVTPHGPYLLLGWSSGGRIAHEVAVRLRAAGERVPVLALLDAEPAHGGAAPRAGHAEPPAAAPDPAAEAEFVAHLLHEAGLSATAWDERPLTLAELRRAAAEGADAPPGTLGAALAAAESPLTGLEGTTLDALYATYRNEAGIGAEPPARPFDGDVLFFTAGRTTGREAVTGGTLAELWKPYVTGRVHDHVVDCHHLEMTAPGPLAEIAAVLEKHLTTVESAATRRP, encoded by the coding sequence ATGAGTTCTGAGCGCCGGGGGCTTTCCGACATCTGGCCGCTGTCACCGTTACAGGAGGGGCTGCTGTTCCTCTCGCTGTTCGAGGAGCGCGGTGCCGGCCTGTACATGCCGCAGATGGTCATCGAACTCGAAGGGCACGTCGAGGCGGACACCCTGCGGGTGGCCGTCGACGCCCTGGTGGACCGGCACGCCACGCTGCGCGCCTGCTTCCGGCTGGCCAAGAAGCAGGGCACGCCCGCCCAGCTCATCCCCGCCACCGTGCGGGTGCCGCTGGCCGAGCACGACCTGACCGGGCTCCCGGAGGACGAGCGCGCGGCCGAACTGGACCGCCTCATGGCCGCCGACCAGGCCGTCCCGTTCGACCTGGCGCAGCCGCCGCTGCTGCGGCTGACGCTGATCAGGCACGGCCGGACCCGCTGGCGACTGGTGCTCACCCACCACCACATCCTGCTCGACGGCTGGTCCATCCCGACGCTGGTGGACGAGTTGCTCACGCTCTACCGGCAGCGCGGCGACACCACCGGGCTGCCGCCCGCCGGGTCGTACAAGAGCTACCTGGAGTGGCTGGGCCGGCAGGACCGGGCCGCGGCCCGCGCGGCGTGGCGGGAGGCGCTCGCCGACCTGGAGGGGCCGACCCTGGTCGCCCCGGAGGCCGCAGGCGCCGTCGCCGGGCCGGCGCGCACCACGCGGGCCAGCCTCGACGCGGCGACCACCGCGGAGCTGGCCGCCCGCGCCCGCGCCGGCCTGCTGACCCTGAACACCGTCGTGCGGGGCGCGTGGGCGCTGGCCCTGTCCAGGCTGACCGGCCGCGACGACGTCGTCTTCGGCGTCACCGTCTCGCACCGACCGCCCGAGGTACCCGGCGTCGACCGGCTCGTGGGGCTGCTCATCAACACCCTGCCGGCCCGACTGCGGGTGCGGCCCGGCGCCTCGCTGGCCGACCAGTTCGCCGGCCTCCAGGAGGAGCAGGCCGCGCTGCTGCCGCACCACGGCATCGGGCTCACCGAGATCCAGCAACTGGCCGGCCACGGCACCCTGTTCGACACCCTGATGGTGTTCCAGAACTACCCCACCCGGCCCGCCGACGCGGGCGCGCGACCGCGCGTGGTCGAGGCGTACGACATCGACGCCACCCACTACCCGCTCGCGCTGACCGTGCTGCCCGGCGACGAGCTGACGCTGCGCCTTGACCACCAGCGTGACGTGCTCGACGACGACGCGGCCGACCGGCTGCTCGACTGGGTGGTGCGGCTGCTGACCGCGTTCGCCGCCGACCCCGGGCAACCGCACTCCGCCGTGGACCTGCTCGGCCCGGCCGAGCGGCGGCGCGTCCTCGTCGAGTGGAACGACACCGCCCACCCGGTGCCGGCCATGACGCTGGTCGACCTGTTCGAGGCGCAGGTGGCGCGCACCCCCGACCTGGTGGCCGCCGCGTACGGGGACCACGCCCACACCTTCGCCGCACTCAACGAACGGGCCAACAAGCTGGCCCGGGTGCTGGTGGCGCGCGGCGCCGGGCCCGAGCGGCTGGTGGGCCTCACGCTGCGGCACTCGGCCGAGATGATGCCGGCCGTGCTGGCCATCCAGAAGTCCGGCGCCGCCTACGTGCCCATCGACCCGGACTACCCGGGCCCGCGCATCGCCCACCTGGTCAGCGACTCCGCACCGGTCACCGTCGTCACCACCAGCGCGGACGCCGCCGCCCTGCCACCCGGCACCCCCACGCTGCTCCTGGACGACCCGGCCGTGGTCGCCGAGGCCGACGCGGCCAGCGGCGCCGACCTCACCGACGCCGACCGCGACGCGCCCCTGCTGCCGGCCCACCCCGTCTACGTCATCTACACCTCCGGCTCCACCGGCAGGCCCAAGGGCGTGGTCATGGAGCACCGCAACGCGGTCAACCTGTTCCACAACCACCGCACCGAGTTCTTCCGCCCGGCCGCAGAGCGGGCCGGCGCGCGGCGGCTGCGGCTCGCGCTGACCTCCTCCATCTCCTTCGACGCGTCGGTGGCCGGCATGATGTGGCTGCTCGACGGGCACGAACTGCACCTGATCAGCGACGACTGCCGGTACGACCCGGCCAGGTTCGTACGCTTCACCACCGAGCGGCGCATCGACCTGGTGGACGTCACCCCCTCCTTCGCCGAACAACTGCTGCTCGCCGGCCTCCTCGAAGGACCCCAGCACCCGAGGGTCCTCGTGCTCGGCGGCGAGGCCATCGGCGAGGCTCTGCTGGCCGAGGTCGGCCGGCTCTCCGGCGTCGAGGCGTACAACTGCTACGGGCCCACCGAGTGCACCGCCGACGCCACCAGCCCGCAGCGACTGGGCGACGGCGGCGTGCAGAACATCGGCCGCCCGGTGTGGAACGGCCGCGCCTTCGTGCTCGACGCGGCGTACGCGCCGGTGCCCGTCGGCGTCGTGGGCGAGCTGTACATCGCCGGCGCCGGCGTCTCCCGTGGCTACCTGGGCCGCCCGGGGCTGACCGCCGACCGGTACGTGCCCTGCCCCTTCGGGGTGGGCGAGCGCATGTACCGCACCGGCGACCTGGTGCGCTGGCGGGACGACGGCACGCTGGAGTACGTCGGCCGCGCCGACGAACAGGTCAAGATCCGCGGCTTCCGGGTCGAACTCGGCGAGATCGAGGCCGTACTCCTCCAACACCCCCAGGTCGCCCAGGCCACCGTGCTGGCCAGGGACGGCGCGACCGGCGGCGGCAGGCGACTGGTGGCCTACGTCGTGCCACCCGACGGCGCGGGCGTCGCGCCCACCCTGGGCACCGGCGAGTTCCCCGCCGCGCTGCGCCGCTTCGCCGCCGAGAAGCTGCCCGACTACATGGTGCCGGCCGCCGTCGTCGTCCTGGCCGGGCTGCCGCTCAGCCCCAACGGCAAGCTCGACCGCGGCAGGCTCCCGGCCCCCGAACTCGCCGGCCTCGCCACCAGCCGCGCCCCGCGTACCACGCTGGAGGAGCGGCTGTGCGAGCTGTTCGCCGAGACCCTGGGCGGCGCCCGACTCGGCATCGACGACAGCTTCTTCGACCTCGGCGGCAACTCGCTGCTCGCCATGCGCCTCGCCTCCCGGGTGCGCACCGTCCTGGACGCCGAACTCCCGGTGCGGGCCGTCTTCGACTCGCCCACCGTCGCCGGCATCGCCGACAAGCTGGGCGGCGCGCCCGCCGCCGGGCCGCCCCCGCGCCCGCGCCCGCGCGGCACCCAGGCGCCCACCTCCTTCGGGCAGCGCCGGCTGTGGCTGCTCGACACGATGGACCCCGCGCACTCCCCGTACAAGATCCCGCTGGCCATCCGGCTCGCGGGCGAGCTGGACCGGGACGCGCTGCGCCGGGCGCTGGCCGACGTCGTCGCCCGGCACGAGGTGCTGCGCACCGTCTACCCCGAGCGCGACGGCGAGCCCCAGCAGGCGATCCTCACCGCCGACCGGGCCGCGCCGGAGCTGGCGGAGCGGACCGCCACCGTGGCCGAGCTGCCCGACGCGCTGATCGCCGAGACCTTCCGCCCCTTCGACCTGCGCACCCAGCCCCCGCTGCGGGCCACCCTCTTCTCCCACGGCCCGGGCGAGTGGACGCTGCTGCTCGTCGTCCACCACATCGCCGCCGACGGCTGGTCCATGCGCCCCCTGGCCGACGACCTGTCCCGGGCCTACGCCGCCCGCCGTGCCGGGCGCGCCCCGGACTGGCGACCGCTGCCCGTCCAGTACGCCGACTACGCCGCCTGGCAGCACGAGCGGCTGGGCTCCGAGGCCGACCCGGACAGCCTGCTGACCCGCCAGCTCGCCCACTGGCGCGACGCGCTGGCCGGCCTGCCCGACGAACTGGCGCTGCCCACCGACCGGCCGCGCCCGGCCACCAGCGCCCGGCGCGGCGGGGCCGAACTGTTCACCGTGGACGCCGAGCTGCACGCGGCGCTCGCCAGGCTCGCCGCGCGGCGCCAGGCCAGCCTGTTCATGGTGGTCCAGGCCGCGCTGGCCGCGCTCCTGCACCGGCTCGGCGCCGGCACCGAGATCCCCATCGGCACCCCGGTCGCCGGCCGCGCCGACCCGGCCCTCGACGACCTGGTCGGCTTCTTCGTCAACTCGCTCGTGCTGCGCACCGACGTCGCGGGGGACCCCGCCTTCGGCGAACTCCTGGAGCGCGTACGCCAGGTGGACCTGGCCGCCTACGCCCACCAGGACGTGCCCTTCGAGCGGCTGGTCGAGGTGGTCAACCCGACCCGGGTCGCCGGCCGCAACCCGCTGTTCCAGGTCGAGCTGGGCGTCCAGGAGAACGCCGACGAGGAGCCGGAGTTCGCGGGGCTCACGGCCACCAGCGTCCCGGTGGGCTCGGCGGCCGTGCCCTTCGACCTCTCCTTCGAGCTGAGCGCCCGCACCACCGACGCGGGCCCGGCCGGGATGCGCGGCCGGCTCGACTACAGCACCGAGCTGTTCGACCCGGCCACCGCCCGCGCCCTGGTCGATCGCCTGCTGCGGGTGCTGCGCCAGGTCGCCGCCGACCCGAGCCGCACGATCGGCTCCCTCGACGTGCTCGGCGACGCCGAACGCCACCGCCTGCTGGTGGAGTTCAACCGCAGCCAACGGCCCACCGACCTCACCGACGTGGTGGCCCGCGTCCAGCACTTCGCCGCCACCACGCCGGACGCCGTCGCGCTCGTAGACGACCGGGGCCCGGTGGACTACGCCACCCTCGCAGGCCGGGCCTCCGCGCTCGCGCGCCGGCTGGTCGAGGCCGGCGCCGGCCACGGCGCCGTGGTCGCCGTCCTCGCCCGCCGCTCGGCCGCCGTGCCCACCGCGCTGCTCGGCATCCTCGGCGCCGGCGCCGCCTACCTGCCGCTCGACCCCACAGGGCCGACCGGCCGCAACGCCGACATGCTGGCCCGCGGTGGCGCCACCGCCGTCCTCGCCGACCCCGAACTGACGGCTAAAGCAGCGGAGTTGACCGGGCTGGTCGACGGTGAGGTGGCCGTCATCGCGCTGGACGGGGAGGCCGACGCGCCGGACGCGCTGGCCCCGCCCGTCGGTACCCCGGACGACCTGGCGTACATCCTGTTCACCTCCGGCACCACGGGCCGCCCCAAGGGCGCCATCGTGCACCGCCGTGGCATGAACAACCACCTGCTCGCCAAGGCCGAGGACCTCACCCTCACCGCGGCCGACAGCGTGTTGCAGAACGCGCCGCTCAGCTTCGACATCTCCATCTGGCAGATGCTGTGCGCCCTCGTCGTCGGCGGGCGCACCCGGATCGCCGACGACTCCCTGGTGGCCGACCCGGACCGGCTGTTCGGCCAGGTCGCCGCCGAGCGCGTCACCGGCGTCGAGGTGGTGCCCTCGCTGCTGCGCACCACCCTGGACACCTGGGACACCACCGGCGGGGCCCCCGAACTGCCCGCGCTGCGCTGGCTGATGGTCACCGGCGAGGCCCTGGCGGCCGACCTGTGCGCCCGCTGGTTCGCCCGCTTCCCCGGCATCCCGCTGGTCAACGCGTACGGGCCCACCGAGTGCTCGGACGACGTCACGCACGCCTGGCTGACCGCCGACGCCCCGCCGGCGGCCGGGCAGCGGGTGCCGATCGGCGGCGTCATCCGCAACACCGAGCTGTACGTCCTCGACGCTCACCTGCGCCCCATGCCGCTCGGCGCCGTCGGCGAGCTGTACGTGGGCGGCGTCGGCGTCGGCTACGGGTACGTCGGCGACGCCGCCAAGACCGCCGACACCTTCCTGCCCGACCCCTTCTCCGGCCGGCCGGGCGCACGCCTGTACCGCACCGGCGACCAGGCCCGCTACCGCCCCGACGGGCAGCTTGAGTTCCTCGGCCGCAACGACCACCAGGTCAAGATCCGCGGCCAGCGCATCGAACTCGCCGAGGTGGAGGCCGCCCTGCGGGAGGCCGACGGCGTACGCGACGCCGTCGTCACCGTCCGTACCGACCAGGGCGGCCACAACCGACTCGTCGGCTACTACACCGGCGACGCCACCCCCCAGGACGTACGCGCCCACGCCACCGGCACGCTCACCGCCGCCATGGTGCCCTCGGCGCTCGTCCCGCTGCCCACCTTGCCGCTCAGCGACAACGGCAAGGTGGACCGGGCCCGGCTCCCCGAGCCCGACCTGCCGACGCCCGGCGCCGGCCGCGCCCCCGCCACCGAGCGCGAACAGGCCCTGTGCGCGCTCTTCGCCGAGGTGCTCGGGGTGGACCGGGTCGGCGTGGACGACGACTTCTTCGACCTCGGCGGCCACTCGCTGCTCGCCACCCGGCTCGCCGCCCGGGTGCGCGCCCGGCTCGGCGTGCGGCTCCCGGTGCGGCTGCTGTTCGAGGCGCCCACCGTCGCGGGCCTGGCCGCCCGCCTGGACACCGACGACCGGGCCGCCGGCCTGAACGTCCTGCTGCCGCTGCGCCGCGCCGGCTCCCGGCCCCCGCTGTTCTGCGTCCACCCCGGCACCGGCCTGGCCTGGCCGTACGCCCGCCTCGCCGGCCTGCTCGACGCCGAACAGCCGCTGTACGGCCTCCAGGCCAGGGCCCTGACCCGGCCCGATTTCGCGCCCGTGAGCACCGCCGAGATGGCCGCCGACTACGCCGAGCGGATCCGCTCGGTCACCCCGCACGGCCCCTACCTGCTGCTCGGCTGGTCGTCGGGGGGCCGGATCGCCCACGAGGTGGCCGTGCGGCTGCGTGCGGCGGGCGAACGCGTGCCGGTGCTCGCCCTGTTGGACGCCGAGCCCGCGCACGGGGGCGCCGCGCCGCGGGCGGGCCACGCGGAGCCACCGGCCGCCGCCCCCGACCCGGCCGCCGAGGCGGAGTTCGTCGCGCACCTCCTGCACGAGGCGGGACTGAGCGCCACCGCCTGGGACGAGCGGCCCCTGACACTGGCCGAACTGCGGCGGGCCGCGGCGGAGGGGGCCGACGCCCCACCCGGCACCCTCGGCGCGGCGCTCGCCGCCGCCGAATCCCCGCTCACCGGCTTGGAGGGCACGACGCTGGACGCCCTGTACGCCACCTACCGCAACGAGGCCGGCATCGGTGCCGAGCCACCGGCCCGGCCCTTCGACGGCGACGTGCTGTTCTTCACCGCGGGCCGCACCACGGGCCGGGAGGCCGTGACCGGCGGCACGCTGGCCGAGCTGTGGAAGCCGTACGTCACCGGCCGGGTCCACGACCACGTCGTGGACTGCCACCACCTGGAGATGACCGCTCCCGGGCCGCTGGCCGAGATAGCGGCCGTCCTGGAGAAGCACCTCACTACCGTGGAGTCAGCCGCGACCCGGCGTCCGTAG
- a CDS encoding ornithine carbamoyltransferase produces the protein MSNATVRHLISTKDLTDAELRALVERGAEFSRGSVRSGDQLAGLVAGIHFLKTSTRTRTSFSAAALRLGAQLISFGPGDLQTNTGETLEDTAEVLSRMLDLLVVRTAGDPAELRAFARQDRMAVVNAMTADEHPTQAIADLTTMLAHFGRVEGLRVCYVGEGNNSAAALALTLSRYPDVQLELRTPPGYGLDPRVLGRAQQNARASGARVSETHSMASPPRDVDVIYTTRWQTTGTSKPDPGWRDVFAPFQVTTALWDDSPDAVFLHDLPAHRGEDVTAEVLDGPHSLAFDQSENKMYAAMAVLEWCAAKR, from the coding sequence GTGAGCAACGCCACGGTGCGACACCTGATTTCCACCAAGGACCTGACCGATGCGGAACTGCGCGCCCTGGTCGAGCGGGGCGCCGAGTTCTCCCGCGGCTCCGTCCGCTCCGGTGACCAACTGGCGGGCCTGGTCGCCGGCATCCACTTCCTGAAGACCTCCACCCGTACCCGTACGTCCTTCTCGGCCGCCGCCCTGCGGCTGGGCGCGCAGCTCATCTCGTTCGGGCCCGGCGACCTGCAGACCAACACCGGCGAGACGCTGGAGGACACCGCCGAGGTGCTTTCGCGGATGCTGGACCTGCTGGTGGTGCGGACCGCTGGCGACCCGGCCGAACTGCGGGCCTTCGCCCGGCAGGACCGGATGGCGGTGGTCAACGCGATGACGGCCGACGAGCACCCCACGCAGGCCATCGCCGACCTGACCACGATGCTCGCCCACTTCGGCCGCGTCGAGGGGCTGCGCGTGTGTTACGTGGGGGAGGGCAACAACTCGGCCGCCGCGCTCGCGCTGACGCTCAGCCGCTACCCGGACGTCCAGTTGGAGCTGCGGACGCCACCCGGCTACGGCCTTGACCCGCGGGTACTGGGCCGGGCCCAGCAGAACGCGCGCGCCAGCGGCGCGCGGGTGAGCGAGACGCACTCCATGGCGAGCCCGCCGCGTGATGTCGACGTCATCTACACCACGCGGTGGCAGACGACGGGCACGAGCAAGCCCGACCCGGGGTGGCGTGACGTTTTTGCGCCGTTCCAGGTGACGACCGCGCTCTGGGACGACAGCCCGGACGCGGTCTTCCTGCACGACCTGCCGGCCCACCGCGGCGAAGACGTCACCGCCGAGGTGCTCGACGGCCCGCACAGCCTGGCCTTCGACCAGTCGGAGAACAAGATGTACGCGGCTATGGCCGTCCTGGAATGGTGCGCGGCGAAGCGGTGA